In Psychrobacter ciconiae, the following are encoded in one genomic region:
- a CDS encoding NUDIX hydrolase has protein sequence MQYCLQCGHKAEVKIPATDNMPRLVCPSCQYIHYENPKIICGSLAVFEDKVLLCRRAIEPQYGLWTIPAGFMENGETIAEGAARESFEEADAVVINPSLYCIFDIPDIGQIYIIYLADLKDGAFGIGSESLDSALFSEDEIPWDTIAFEAVKRTLQCYFEDRKHCQTLSDFPVHQDMIGKDQSIKRY, from the coding sequence ATGCAGTATTGTCTTCAATGTGGTCACAAAGCCGAAGTCAAAATTCCGGCAACGGACAACATGCCGCGCTTGGTGTGCCCAAGCTGCCAATATATCCATTATGAAAACCCAAAAATCATCTGCGGCTCGCTTGCCGTTTTTGAAGACAAAGTGCTGCTTTGTCGCCGTGCCATTGAGCCACAATACGGGCTTTGGACGATTCCAGCAGGGTTTATGGAAAATGGCGAAACCATTGCTGAAGGCGCTGCCCGCGAAAGCTTTGAGGAGGCGGATGCGGTGGTCATCAACCCAAGCCTTTATTGCATTTTTGACATTCCCGACATCGGGCAAATTTATATCATCTACCTTGCCGATTTAAAAGATGGCGCATTTGGCATTGGTTCTGAAAGCCTTGATAGTGCGCTGTTTAGCGAAGATGAAATCCCTTGGGACACCATTGCTTTTGAGGCGGTAAAACGAACCTTACAATGCTATTTTGAAGACCGCAAACACTGCCAGACTTTAAGCGATTTTCCAGTTCATCAAGACATGATTGGCAAAGACCAAAGCATTAAGCGCTATTAA
- a CDS encoding serine hydrolase domain-containing protein produces the protein MKNRTHLKYLTLTAALMTSFGALAMEPPKNTSPKPPLSAADSDPNKMGWMQGFPPPKDKLIMQPESDFFSFPKLRWTVCHIRELMPTTEVSRGIGAPTTFDYALDKNIDAVTFTPTGSKKPMTWRQSLDANYTDGIMVLHHGKVVYERQNGCLTPIGNHAAMSMTKSMTGLLAQILVDEGVLDDKKLVASIIPELKNSGFGDATVRQVMDMTTALDYSEDYADPDADIWAYSKAASPLPKPESYTGANGYFEYLQTVKKNGTHGAEFNYRTINSDALGWIISRVTGKAVDELLSERIWQKIGAEQSAYMTVDAKGTPFAGGGLSAGLHDMAKIGQLMLNHGVIDNKRVFPASVVENIATGGDQSVFANSGYDQLPNGSYRSMWWLFNNPTPIFAARGVHGQTVYVDPTADMVIVRFSSYPVASNSQIDPTSLPAYKALANYLIQK, from the coding sequence ATGAAAAATAGAACGCACTTAAAATATTTAACCCTGACGGCAGCATTGATGACAAGTTTTGGAGCACTGGCAATGGAGCCACCGAAAAACACTTCACCAAAACCGCCATTGTCCGCCGCCGACTCCGACCCCAATAAAATGGGCTGGATGCAAGGTTTTCCGCCGCCAAAAGATAAGCTCATCATGCAGCCGGAATCGGACTTTTTTAGCTTTCCAAAACTGCGCTGGACGGTTTGCCACATTCGTGAGTTGATGCCAACGACTGAGGTCAGCCGCGGGATTGGCGCGCCGACCACCTTTGATTACGCGCTAGATAAAAATATCGATGCTGTGACCTTTACCCCAACCGGCAGCAAAAAACCGATGACGTGGCGGCAATCGCTTGACGCCAACTATACCGACGGCATCATGGTACTGCACCACGGCAAAGTCGTTTATGAGCGGCAAAATGGCTGCTTAACACCGATTGGCAATCATGCGGCTATGTCGATGACCAAATCAATGACCGGACTTTTGGCGCAAATCTTGGTTGATGAAGGCGTTTTGGATGATAAAAAACTGGTGGCAAGCATCATCCCTGAATTAAAAAATAGCGGCTTTGGGGATGCTACCGTTCGCCAAGTCATGGACATGACCACCGCGCTTGATTACAGCGAAGATTACGCCGATCCTGACGCGGACATTTGGGCATATTCAAAAGCGGCAAGCCCGTTGCCAAAACCTGAAAGCTATACCGGCGCGAACGGCTACTTTGAATATCTGCAAACGGTGAAAAAAAACGGCACTCATGGCGCGGAGTTTAATTACCGAACCATTAACAGCGACGCGCTCGGCTGGATTATCTCGCGCGTGACCGGAAAAGCGGTCGATGAGCTATTGTCCGAGCGCATTTGGCAAAAAATCGGTGCTGAACAAAGCGCTTATATGACCGTTGATGCCAAAGGCACGCCGTTTGCCGGTGGCGGCTTGAGCGCAGGGCTTCATGATATGGCAAAAATCGGTCAGCTGATGCTCAATCACGGCGTCATTGATAACAAGCGCGTATTTCCAGCAAGCGTGGTTGAAAATATCGCAACAGGCGGCGACCAATCCGTCTTTGCCAACTCTGGCTATGACCAATTGCCAAACGGCAGCTACAGAAGTATGTGGTGGCTGTTTAACAACCCAACGCCGATATTTGCCGCTCGCGGCGTCCACGGTCAGACCGTTTATGTTGACCCTACCGCTGATATGGTCATCGTCCGCTTTTCCTCGTATCCAGTGGCAAGCAATAGCCAAATTGACCCAACGTCACTACCTGCCTACAAAGCCTTGGCAAATTACCTCATTCAAAAATAA
- a CDS encoding insulinase family protein, with amino-acid sequence MTTPKTAIAPPDLTLHPEFELIEHRPIEALSLDVLISRHKKTGAMHYHLAHPSDENAFLVGFRTQPMDSKGEAHILEHVALCGSKKFPVRDPFFSMIKRSLNTFMNAMTAADWTAYPFATQNENDYFNLLAVYLDASFFPNIHPLDFAQEGIRVELDDEDKPQFKGIVFNEMKGAMSGEIDQLYHSVAHHLFPTTTYHYNSGGDPADIPDLTHDELLEFHQSHYHPSNSVIMSFGNIPVAKTQAKLHDDALANFEQGQKHSSKAEQRLTAPISAVETYTADTDGDKQTHHVVAWLLPSITDPKQRLALRLVEGVLVEHAGSPLRAYLDSHPLGTAPSPLLGLDDSHFEMVFYTGLRGSEPEHAEAVENGILEVLTEVASKPIDDDTIETILHQIEIDQRHIGGDSMPYGLNLMLEGFSTAIHDGNPVDVWEVDTHLAWLREQVKDANWLPNLIKTYLIDNPHRVRVTLKPDSQKSAKLAAAEQERLDAIAKNLDDDAKAKLRAQEQALAERQAMVDDLSVLPKVGLEDVPADISFIEGRKKAVQLSGRDSSIFEYDAGTNGLYYYQVVIPLTDTVTGIDTAALPADDIINHPLLPIYLSLLSELGTDSMGALEFQAKQAAQSSGVTARISQRTSIDSRDDISSYFVVATRALNRKPEAIDLVKEVMEHSIFTEQSRIKEILQQRAASWQSRLAGAGHAYAMQTASRAMSRQSRLEYARGGLPALNTLKDFLAHANEDSSVWDELAQGLMALHKSITSLAKFAIIVCEPDETVRLSDLIVKSWQDDKKVADFDDLNHQIPSDFAKVSIDDINTQGDDNDNAMATDLAWLVATNVYHNASAYKVPPADHPDTAALMVLAPYLRNGYLHSAIREKGGAYGGGAGYDANACAFKFFSYRDPNFEATFDHFEQSIDWLLTAPQSDEQLEEAILGIISGMDKPGSPAGEAIKSCFADLHQRGVDWQRKMRAAILAVTIDDLKRVATTYLKDKPKTRAVLAPYDKEDTVKNAGFDVCKVKSA; translated from the coding sequence ATGACGACCCCAAAAACTGCCATCGCCCCGCCTGATTTGACCCTTCATCCTGAATTTGAGCTGATTGAACACCGCCCAATTGAGGCGTTATCGTTAGATGTGCTGATTAGCCGTCACAAAAAAACCGGCGCGATGCATTACCATTTGGCGCACCCAAGCGATGAAAATGCGTTTTTGGTGGGCTTTCGCACCCAGCCGATGGACTCAAAAGGCGAGGCGCACATTTTGGAGCACGTGGCGCTTTGTGGCTCCAAAAAATTCCCCGTTCGCGACCCGTTTTTTTCGATGATTAAGCGCTCCTTAAATACCTTTATGAATGCGATGACGGCGGCGGATTGGACGGCGTATCCATTTGCCACCCAAAACGAAAACGATTATTTTAACTTGCTTGCGGTGTATTTGGACGCGTCATTTTTCCCGAATATTCACCCGCTTGATTTTGCGCAAGAAGGCATCCGTGTGGAGCTTGATGACGAGGACAAGCCGCAATTTAAAGGCATTGTGTTTAACGAGATGAAAGGGGCGATGAGCGGTGAGATTGACCAGCTTTATCATTCGGTGGCGCATCACCTGTTCCCAACGACGACCTATCATTACAATTCAGGCGGCGATCCTGCTGACATTCCGGATTTGACCCATGACGAACTGCTTGAATTTCACCAAAGTCATTATCACCCGTCAAACAGCGTGATTATGAGCTTTGGCAATATTCCGGTGGCGAAAACGCAAGCAAAATTGCATGACGATGCGCTAGCCAATTTTGAGCAAGGTCAAAAGCACAGCTCAAAAGCCGAGCAGCGCTTGACTGCGCCAATTAGCGCGGTGGAAACTTACACGGCAGATACCGACGGCGACAAGCAAACCCATCATGTGGTGGCGTGGCTCTTGCCAAGTATCACCGACCCAAAGCAGCGCTTGGCACTGCGCTTGGTTGAGGGCGTGTTGGTTGAGCATGCAGGGTCGCCGCTTCGGGCGTATCTTGATAGCCATCCGCTTGGAACGGCGCCAAGTCCGCTGTTAGGATTGGATGATAGCCATTTTGAAATGGTGTTTTATACCGGACTTCGCGGCTCTGAGCCTGAACACGCCGAAGCGGTCGAAAATGGCATTTTGGAGGTGTTAACAGAGGTCGCCTCAAAACCCATTGATGATGACACCATTGAGACCATTTTGCACCAAATCGAGATTGATCAGCGTCATATCGGCGGCGACAGCATGCCTTATGGGCTAAATCTCATGCTTGAGGGCTTTAGCACCGCCATTCACGACGGCAATCCGGTGGACGTTTGGGAAGTTGACACGCATTTGGCTTGGCTTCGTGAGCAGGTCAAAGATGCCAATTGGCTGCCAAATTTGATTAAAACGTATTTGATTGACAACCCGCACCGCGTTCGGGTCACGCTAAAACCGGACAGTCAAAAGTCGGCAAAACTTGCCGCCGCTGAACAAGAACGCTTAGATGCTATCGCCAAAAATTTAGACGATGACGCCAAAGCAAAACTGCGCGCGCAAGAGCAAGCCTTAGCTGAACGTCAAGCGATGGTGGATGATTTAAGCGTCTTGCCAAAGGTAGGGTTAGAAGATGTTCCTGCCGATATTAGCTTTATAGAGGGTCGCAAAAAGGCGGTTCAATTAAGCGGTCGCGACAGCAGTATTTTTGAATATGATGCCGGAACTAATGGGCTTTATTATTATCAAGTGGTGATTCCCTTAACCGATACGGTGACGGGCATTGATACCGCCGCGCTGCCTGCCGATGACATTATTAATCATCCATTATTGCCGATTTATTTAAGCTTATTGTCTGAGCTTGGCACAGATAGCATGGGTGCGCTTGAGTTTCAAGCCAAGCAAGCGGCGCAATCGTCAGGGGTAACCGCGCGAATCAGTCAGCGAACCTCGATTGACAGCCGCGACGATATTAGCAGCTATTTTGTGGTGGCAACGCGAGCGCTGAACCGAAAGCCTGAAGCCATTGATTTGGTTAAAGAAGTCATGGAGCACAGTATTTTTACTGAGCAAAGCCGAATTAAAGAGATTTTGCAGCAGCGCGCTGCCAGTTGGCAATCGCGCTTAGCCGGCGCCGGTCACGCTTATGCGATGCAAACGGCAAGCCGCGCCATGAGCCGTCAGTCAAGGCTTGAGTATGCTCGCGGCGGGCTTCCTGCGCTCAATACGCTCAAAGACTTTTTGGCGCATGCCAATGAAGATAGCAGCGTTTGGGATGAATTGGCGCAAGGCTTGATGGCGCTGCATAAGTCAATTACTAGCCTTGCTAAATTTGCCATCATCGTTTGTGAGCCGGATGAAACGGTGCGCTTAAGTGATTTGATTGTCAAAAGCTGGCAAGACGATAAAAAAGTTGCCGATTTTGACGATTTAAACCATCAAATCCCAAGCGATTTTGCCAAAGTGAGTATTGACGATATCAATACTCAAGGCGATGACAACGACAACGCAATGGCAACTGATTTGGCTTGGCTCGTGGCAACCAACGTTTACCATAATGCCAGCGCTTATAAAGTACCACCGGCTGACCATCCGGATACTGCCGCGCTCATGGTGCTTGCGCCTTACCTGCGAAATGGCTACTTGCACAGCGCCATCCGCGAAAAAGGCGGCGCCTATGGCGGCGGGGCGGGCTATGACGCCAATGCTTGCGCGTTTAAATTTTTCAGCTACCGTGACCCCAACTTTGAAGCGACCTTTGATCATTTTGAGCAAAGTATCGATTGGTTATTGACCGCGCCGCAATCGGACGAGCAGTTAGAAGAAGCCATTTTGGGGATTATTTCTGGAATGGACAAACCCGGTTCACCGGCAGGCGAGGCAATCAAATCTTGCTTTGCCGATTTGCATCAGCGCGGCGTCGATTGGCAACGCAAAATGCGAGCGGCGATTTTGGCAGTCACCATTGATGATTTAAAACGCGTGGCGACCACTTATTTAAAAGATAAGCCAAAAACGCGCGCCGTTCTTGCGCCTTATGATAAAGAAGATACCGTTAAAAACGCGGGCTTTGATGTTTGTAAGGTTAAAAGCGCATAG
- a CDS encoding universal stress protein codes for MHYRHILLVTDLLDDADIVAQKAKHIVSNRPESKLSVLHIVRDSMVGFGYELVPASSLYDKIDDERCQEARAKLAQFLDRNGLQNVNSEVTTAISNSEGIVNYCHKNAVDLLVIGRHERHGLAAWLNGATADNILPNVPCDSLVVRLEKSMTKPNQSL; via the coding sequence ATGCATTACAGACATATTTTATTGGTGACTGACCTTTTGGACGACGCCGACATTGTGGCGCAAAAAGCCAAGCATATCGTGTCGAATCGCCCCGAATCCAAACTCTCAGTATTGCACATCGTTCGTGACAGCATGGTGGGCTTTGGCTATGAACTGGTTCCTGCCTCAAGCCTTTATGACAAAATTGACGATGAGCGCTGCCAAGAAGCCCGCGCAAAATTGGCGCAGTTTTTGGACAGAAACGGGCTTCAAAACGTCAATTCAGAAGTGACCACTGCCATTTCAAATAGCGAAGGTATCGTCAATTATTGCCATAAAAATGCCGTTGATTTGCTCGTCATCGGTCGCCACGAGCGCCACGGATTAGCGGCTTGGCTCAATGGCGCAACCGCCGACAATATTTTGCCCAATGTGCCTTGTGACAGCCTTGTGGTGCGCTTAGAAAAATCTATGACCAAGCCCAACCAGTCGCTATAA
- a CDS encoding LysR substrate-binding domain-containing protein, whose product MIQPHFRVAKLQPVPKITLKQLAVFVSIYQLGSTSRASIALNLSQSAVSSALMTLEERLQMPLFERVGRALNPHPSARAFFIQAQAILGQAHSLEHYYQHKAGQLTIGASTTIGNYVLPALLAKLYQDLPDADIKVFIANTQEVVGEVEQLNIDIALVEGMPRPEEGHAVERRAWRTDDLVLFAKPDSQWLKNAHYEEISGSYVMEKAALAQVPLLVREMGSGTRQIIDEQLLKQLPDSVNLMAIQQSEAIKNMVLADIGIGCLSQIVIDSELEAEILVQVKVSNIDLARSWWLVWHKARHQSPIWQRFLDLVQSDEL is encoded by the coding sequence ATGATTCAGCCGCATTTTCGAGTTGCCAAGTTACAGCCCGTTCCCAAGATTACACTTAAGCAATTGGCAGTATTTGTGAGTATTTATCAGCTTGGCAGCACAAGCCGCGCGAGCATTGCGCTGAATTTATCACAATCGGCGGTCAGTAGCGCGCTGATGACGCTTGAGGAGCGCTTGCAAATGCCGCTATTTGAGCGGGTGGGTCGCGCGCTCAATCCGCACCCAAGCGCGCGGGCATTTTTTATTCAGGCGCAGGCGATTTTGGGACAAGCCCACAGCTTGGAGCATTATTATCAACATAAAGCCGGTCAGCTGACCATCGGCGCGAGCACCACCATTGGCAATTATGTGCTGCCAGCCCTACTTGCTAAGCTTTATCAAGACCTGCCGGATGCGGACATTAAGGTATTTATTGCCAATACTCAAGAAGTGGTGGGCGAGGTTGAGCAGTTAAATATTGATATTGCGCTGGTTGAGGGCATGCCGCGACCTGAAGAAGGTCACGCGGTTGAGCGCCGCGCTTGGCGGACAGATGATTTGGTACTGTTTGCAAAACCTGACAGTCAGTGGCTTAAGAACGCGCATTATGAAGAAATTTCTGGCAGCTATGTTATGGAAAAAGCGGCGCTTGCCCAAGTGCCGTTACTGGTTCGTGAAATGGGGTCGGGGACACGGCAAATCATCGATGAGCAACTGCTCAAGCAGCTTCCGGATAGTGTAAACTTAATGGCAATTCAACAATCAGAAGCCATTAAAAATATGGTTTTGGCGGATATTGGCATTGGCTGCTTGTCGCAAATCGTTATCGATAGTGAGCTTGAAGCGGAGATATTGGTTCAAGTGAAAGTGTCAAACATTGACCTTGCGCGCTCATGGTGGCTGGTTTGGCACAAGGCTCGGCACCAAAGTCCAATTTGGCAGCGCTTTTTGGACTTGGTGCAAAGCGATGAGCTTTAA
- a CDS encoding YeiH family protein, with protein sequence MKAILQAMTGYVPRGRHLAGLVVVLIGSIFCLWLNTQLNVWSHGKIVGLSSLTLAILIGMVIGNTLYPKFADNLGEGVGFAKGQVLRLAIMLYGFKLTLTQVASVGMPAIMTDALVLTSTFLITYFLGTKWLKVDKQTTILIGSGASICGAAAVIAAEPVVKAEAHKVTIAVATVVVFGTIAMLIYPFLYHLGWLGSWLSAENYGIYTGSTIHEVAQVVVAGNAINANVGDTAVVTKMIRVMMLAPFLLILSFALTPKAEIADSDESPSFIDRARQVKVPWFAFIFIAIVFIHTWVSMSDRFEQAMVLTDDLLLTMAMFALGLTTHLSAIKQAGTKPLLLGAIMFAWLIIGGGLINSAISFF encoded by the coding sequence ATGAAGGCGATTTTACAAGCGATGACCGGTTATGTCCCGCGCGGACGACATTTGGCGGGGCTTGTGGTCGTATTGATTGGTAGTATCTTTTGCTTATGGCTCAACACGCAACTGAATGTCTGGTCACATGGCAAAATCGTTGGGCTATCGTCATTAACGCTGGCAATTTTAATCGGAATGGTGATTGGCAATACGCTTTATCCAAAGTTTGCAGACAATCTTGGCGAGGGCGTAGGTTTTGCTAAAGGTCAAGTTTTGCGCCTTGCCATTATGCTTTATGGCTTTAAATTGACCTTAACCCAAGTAGCAAGCGTTGGCATGCCTGCCATCATGACCGATGCACTGGTGCTGACTTCCACATTTTTGATTACCTATTTTTTAGGGACAAAATGGCTGAAAGTCGATAAACAAACGACCATCTTGATTGGATCAGGGGCAAGTATTTGCGGGGCGGCTGCCGTCATCGCCGCCGAACCTGTGGTCAAAGCTGAGGCGCACAAAGTCACCATTGCGGTGGCAACCGTGGTGGTCTTTGGGACGATTGCCATGCTGATATACCCATTTTTATATCATTTGGGCTGGCTTGGCTCTTGGCTAAGTGCAGAAAACTACGGCATTTATACCGGATCAACCATCCATGAGGTCGCGCAAGTCGTCGTCGCAGGTAACGCCATCAACGCTAACGTCGGTGACACTGCCGTGGTGACTAAGATGATTCGGGTGATGATGCTTGCACCGTTTTTGCTCATCTTATCGTTTGCGTTAACCCCAAAAGCTGAAATTGCAGATAGCGATGAGTCGCCATCCTTCATCGACCGCGCCCGTCAGGTCAAAGTACCTTGGTTTGCCTTTATCTTTATCGCCATCGTATTTATCCATACTTGGGTCAGCATGAGCGATCGCTTTGAGCAGGCGATGGTATTGACTGATGACTTGCTGTTAACTATGGCGATGTTTGCCTTAGGATTGACCACTCATTTAAGCGCCATCAAACAAGCCGGCACAAAACCGCTATTGTTAGGGGCGATTATGTTTGCTTGGCTTATCATCGGCGGCGGCTTAATCAACAGCGCCATTAGCTTTTTTTAA
- a CDS encoding valine--tRNA ligase, with the protein MSNQNLTTSIQAALSQLENAYQPASIEAGRYQEWEDSGYFAPTFDKKESFSIALPPPNVTGSLHMGHGFNNTIMDALTRFHRMKGDNTLWQPGTDHAGIATQMVVERRLNAEGIKRHDLGREAFIDKVWEWKEESGGNITRQIRRLGSSVDWSRERFTMDEGLSNAVKEVFVRLFDDGLIYRGKRLVNWDPKFQTALSDLEVENHDEKSSLWHFRYHFTDAGVTTKDGKNYLVVATTRPETLLGDTAVAVNPNDERYAHLIGNTITLPITNRVVPIVADDYVDIDFGTGVVKITPAHDFNDYELGRRHHLPLVNIFDAHANILPQLQVYNDLQEREPQLETTPSDYAGLERFAARKYLVEQAQNEGWLDSIEDYALKAPRGDRSGVIVEPWLTDQWYVAVEKLAKPAIDAVEDGRIEFVPAQYKNMYMAWMNDLQDWCISRQLWWGHRIPAWYDDAGQVYVARDEAEVRQKYNLGAEVVLRQDEDVLDTWFSSGLWTFSTLDWADKNADARVMQTFHPTSVLVTGFDIIFFWVARMIMLTMHFIKNEDGTPQVPFKTVYVHGLVRDSFGQKMSKSKGNVLDPIDIIDGIDLESLVAKRTSNMMNPKDAAKIEKQTRKEFPEGIPAFGTDALRFTFTSLASTGRDINFDLKRVEGYRNFCNKIWNASRFVLMNCVDKDGNAQALDKTANPSLWELPERWIMSRLNSTIHSIHQHFNQYRLDLVSHDIYEFIWNEYCDWYVELAKASLNDDSVSNERKAQIRFVLLNVLETALRFTHPIMPYLTEEIWQIIAPLLDRKDTDSIVIADYPTADSSQISEQTEADMAWLQELIASVRNIRGEMNLGNAVRLPVLLQNISAEEAARLSRIENQFKALAKVDSLEILNDGDTVPLSSSSMVGKLRILVPMKGLIDPTAELNRLGKAFEKLQKQTDVLAKKLGNEGFVSKAPAAVVESERAKLAELEAQLAAMTAQMEELKAL; encoded by the coding sequence ATGAGTAACCAAAATTTAACCACCTCTATCCAAGCCGCGCTTTCGCAACTTGAAAACGCTTATCAGCCAGCCAGCATTGAAGCCGGACGCTATCAAGAGTGGGAAGATAGCGGTTATTTTGCGCCCACTTTTGATAAAAAAGAGTCGTTTTCGATCGCCTTGCCGCCGCCGAACGTCACCGGATCGCTGCACATGGGTCACGGCTTTAATAATACCATCATGGACGCGTTGACCCGATTTCACCGGATGAAAGGCGACAATACGCTTTGGCAGCCAGGGACGGACCACGCGGGGATTGCGACCCAAATGGTGGTCGAGCGCCGCTTGAACGCTGAGGGCATCAAGCGCCATGATTTGGGTCGCGAGGCGTTTATTGATAAAGTCTGGGAGTGGAAAGAAGAATCAGGCGGCAACATCACCCGCCAAATCCGCCGCCTTGGCAGCTCAGTGGACTGGTCGCGCGAACGCTTTACCATGGATGAGGGCTTATCAAACGCGGTCAAAGAAGTGTTTGTTCGCCTGTTTGATGACGGTCTTATTTATCGCGGCAAGCGCCTTGTCAACTGGGATCCTAAGTTTCAAACGGCATTGTCGGATTTGGAAGTAGAAAACCATGACGAAAAAAGCTCACTTTGGCATTTTCGCTATCACTTTACCGATGCGGGCGTGACCACCAAAGACGGCAAAAATTACCTTGTCGTTGCCACCACGCGCCCTGAAACCTTGCTTGGTGATACGGCGGTTGCGGTCAACCCAAATGACGAGCGTTACGCGCATTTGATTGGCAACACCATCACGCTACCGATTACCAATCGCGTTGTCCCGATTGTTGCTGACGATTATGTGGATATTGACTTTGGGACAGGCGTTGTCAAAATCACTCCGGCTCATGATTTTAACGACTATGAGCTTGGTCGCCGTCATCATTTACCGCTGGTGAATATTTTTGATGCTCACGCCAATATTTTACCGCAATTGCAAGTTTATAATGATTTGCAAGAGCGTGAACCACAGCTTGAAACCACGCCAAGCGATTACGCCGGACTTGAGCGTTTTGCTGCTCGAAAATACTTGGTTGAGCAAGCTCAAAATGAGGGCTGGCTTGATAGCATCGAAGATTATGCGCTCAAAGCTCCGCGCGGCGACCGAAGCGGCGTTATCGTTGAGCCATGGCTCACCGATCAGTGGTACGTTGCTGTTGAAAAGTTAGCAAAACCTGCCATTGATGCGGTTGAAGACGGTCGCATTGAGTTTGTCCCCGCGCAATATAAAAATATGTATATGGCGTGGATGAACGACTTGCAAGATTGGTGCATCAGCCGTCAGCTGTGGTGGGGTCATCGCATTCCGGCATGGTATGACGACGCGGGGCAAGTTTATGTGGCTCGCGATGAGGCGGAAGTTCGCCAAAAGTACAATCTTGGCGCGGAAGTGGTATTGCGTCAAGACGAGGACGTCCTTGATACGTGGTTCAGCTCGGGGCTTTGGACGTTTAGCACCCTTGATTGGGCAGACAAAAACGCTGATGCGCGCGTGATGCAGACCTTTCACCCAACCAGCGTTTTGGTGACCGGCTTTGACATCATTTTCTTTTGGGTTGCCCGAATGATTATGCTGACCATGCATTTTATCAAAAATGAGGATGGCACGCCGCAAGTCCCGTTTAAAACCGTTTATGTTCATGGTTTAGTTCGTGACAGCTTTGGGCAAAAAATGTCCAAGTCCAAAGGCAACGTGCTTGACCCGATCGACATCATCGACGGCATTGATTTAGAAAGCTTGGTGGCTAAGCGTACCAGCAACATGATGAACCCAAAAGACGCTGCCAAAATCGAAAAGCAAACCCGAAAAGAGTTTCCTGAAGGCATTCCTGCCTTTGGAACGGACGCGCTACGGTTTACCTTTACCTCCTTGGCAAGCACCGGTCGCGATATCAATTTTGATTTAAAGCGCGTTGAAGGCTATCGCAACTTTTGTAATAAAATCTGGAACGCCAGCCGCTTTGTGCTCATGAACTGCGTCGATAAAGACGGCAATGCTCAAGCCCTTGATAAAACAGCTAATCCAAGCCTTTGGGAGCTTCCTGAGCGCTGGATTATGAGCCGCTTGAACAGCACCATTCATAGCATTCATCAGCACTTTAACCAGTACCGCTTGGACTTGGTAAGCCATGATATTTATGAATTTATCTGGAATGAATACTGCGACTGGTACGTTGAGCTTGCCAAAGCTAGCCTAAATGACGATTCGGTAAGCAATGAGCGTAAAGCGCAAATCCGCTTTGTGCTGCTTAATGTGCTTGAAACTGCCCTGCGCTTTACCCATCCAATCATGCCGTATCTGACCGAGGAGATTTGGCAAATTATTGCGCCGCTGCTTGACCGCAAAGACACGGACAGCATCGTTATTGCCGACTATCCAACAGCGGACAGCAGCCAAATCAGCGAGCAAACGGAAGCGGATATGGCGTGGCTTCAAGAGTTAATTGCCAGTGTCCGTAATATTCGTGGTGAGATGAACCTTGGCAATGCCGTCCGCTTGCCGGTACTCTTGCAAAATATCTCGGCGGAGGAAGCCGCGCGCTTGTCACGGATTGAAAACCAGTTTAAAGCGCTTGCCAAAGTTGACAGCCTTGAGATTTTAAATGATGGCGATACTGTGCCACTATCATCATCAAGCATGGTCGGTAAATTGCGAATCCTTGTGCCGATGAAAGGTTTAATTGACCCTACAGCTGAGTTAAACCGCCTTGGCAAAGCCTTTGAAAAACTGCAAAAACAAACCGACGTTTTGGCGAAAAAGCTTGGCAATGAAGGCTTTGTGAGCAAAGCCCCTGCGGCGGTGGTGGAGTCGGAGCGCGCGAAACTTGCCGAACTTGAAGCGCAACTTGCGGCGATGACGGCGCAGATGGAAGAGCTTAAGGCGTTGTAA
- a CDS encoding YbjQ family protein, protein MNSSFEQLVINYAPLLILIIIGWFFGTRNERRHFAALKVSEAKFSHIIVSTERFYQPNLIAASQGELVLGSVVIAQDYFKLVVAKVLNIFGKNLTTYETLLDRARREALVRLQAQAAAKGFSHVYGLRFEVSNINQMGGMVEAIAYGTAVNVDPQNIGGQYPEYYQL, encoded by the coding sequence ATGAATTCATCCTTTGAGCAGCTCGTCATCAATTATGCACCGCTACTGATTTTAATTATTATCGGTTGGTTTTTTGGAACGCGCAATGAGCGCCGTCATTTTGCCGCGCTCAAAGTTTCAGAAGCTAAGTTTTCTCATATCATCGTGTCAACCGAGCGCTTTTATCAGCCCAATTTAATAGCGGCAAGCCAAGGCGAGTTGGTTTTGGGCAGTGTGGTGATTGCTCAGGATTATTTTAAACTGGTGGTCGCCAAAGTTTTAAATATTTTTGGCAAAAATTTGACCACTTATGAGACCTTACTTGATCGCGCGCGCCGCGAAGCATTGGTGCGGCTGCAAGCTCAAGCCGCAGCAAAAGGTTTCAGTCATGTTTATGGCTTGCGATTTGAAGTCAGTAACATCAATCAAATGGGCGGAATGGTGGAAGCCATAGCTTACGGAACGGCAGTCAATGTCGACCCGCAAAATATCGGCGGTCAGTATCCGGAGTATTATCAACTCTAG